In the Streptomyces fradiae ATCC 10745 = DSM 40063 genome, GATCACCGAGCGGGGCACCGAGGAGTACTTCGCCCTGCTCCGCGAGGCCCTCACGGCCCACGACCAGAAGCCCGACAGCCTCAGCGCGGCGCTCGGCCTCATCGTCGACCTGCCTCGTGAGGAGGCCGTCGCCCTGCTCCGCCGGCGCGTGGCGGGCCTGGAGCGCTGGCGCACCACCGTCCTGGAGCACTACACGCCCGAGGACGGCCCCGAGCAGCTGGGCCACATCGGGGAGATCATGAACCTGTGGCTCCACCAGGCCGACGCGGGCGCCTCCTGGACGCTCGGCCTCGTCGAGCGGATCGAGGCCGGCGCGTACACCTTCGCGGGCGAGGGCGAGCCCTTCGTCGGCGTCCTCGCGGAGGGCCAGGAGAACCCGTACGCCACCGGCACCGCCCACCCCGGCGACCAGGGCTGACGCCCGGCGCGCGGGCCCTGCGGAGACTCCCCGCGAAAAGCGGCTTGCACCTCACGTCGCGTGAGGACCCAGGCTGAGGGCGTACCGAAGGAAGGAGCGGTGAGCGATGAGCCACACCGTCGGACAGGTCGCCCGCCTCGCCGGGATCACGGTGCGCACCCTGCACCACTACGACGAGATCGGGCTGCTCCGCCCGAGCGGGCGCAGCCGTGCCGGGCACCGGCGCTACGAGGACGACGACCTCGACCGGCTGCAGCAGATCCTGTTCTACCGTGCGCTCGGCTTTCCGCTCGACCAGGTCACGGCCCTCCTCGACGACCCGGACACGAACCCGCGGGAACACCTGCGGCGCCAGCACCGGCTGCTGACCGCCCGGATCGCCGAACTGCAGAGGATGGCCGAGGCCGTCGAACACGCCATGGAGGCGAAGAAGATGGGCATCAACCTCACCCCCGAGGAGAAGTTCGAGGTCTTCGGGGACCACGACCCCGAGCAGTACGCCGACGAGGCCGAGCAGCGGTGGGGCGACACGGACGCCTACCGCGAGTCCCAGCGCCGCGCCGCCCGCTACACCAAGGACGACTGGCAGCGCATGCAGGACGAGTCCAAGGAGTGGGCCGACCGCTACACGGCGCTCATGGCGGAGGGCGCGGAGCCCTCCGGCGAGCGGGCCATGGAGCTGGCGGAGGAGCACCGGCTGCACATCGCCCGCTGGTTCTACGAGTGCCCCTACGAGATGCACCGCTGCCTGGGCGACATGTACGTCGACGACGAGCGCTTCACGGCGTTCTACGACGCCATGCGCCCCGGCATGGGCCGGCACCTGCGGGACGCGATCCACGCGAACGCCGACCGCCACGCGTAGGCGCGCCGGCCCGGCTCCCGGCGCCAGGCCCGCGGCGGCCGGGAGAGGCCGGGAGAAGGCCGCGCGCCCCGTACGACCCGTACGAAAGGAGGCGCCGCCGGGACCCCGCAGGGCCCCGGCGGCGCCTCCTCGTCCGCCGTCCCGCCGTCAGCCGCACAGGGCGGCGGACGACGGCTGTTTCCGGTCGACCGGTTCGGTCACCTCACGCTGGTGTCGCGCGCGTACTCCGTCCTCGCCTCCGGCGCCGCCGGAACCCGCGCGTGCCGGCCGCGCCCGGCCGGGGGGTTCGCCCGCCGCCTCTGCGCGCGGATCTCCACGACCAGCACGACGACGACGACCAGCGCGCCCACCGCCGCCAGCACGGCCGTCAGCCCGACCGCCCCGCTCGGGGCGAGCAGCGTGCGGTCGTCGTCCTGCCACGGCCACAGCGCGCGCAGCGAACCCGCCATCAGGCCGGTCATCACGACCAGCGTCATGTGGTGGTGGTGCTCCAGCAGCCACTTCAGCAGCTTCACGAACAGCGCGAGCCCCACCAGGCAGCCCAGCGCGAAGGCGCTCAGGTACCCGAAGTCCCGCTGGTTGACCGCCTCGATGGTCGGCTCGTACAGGCCGAGCGTCAGCAGGAGGAAAGAGCCCGACACACCGGGCAGCACCAGCGCGCAGATGGCCACCGCGCCCGCCGCCGCGACGATCAGCGGATGCGTGGGCACCTGCGAGGGCGGCAGCCCCGTCAGGAGGAAGCCGCCGGCGGCCACGACCAGGCCGATCAGGTAGTCGATCGGCCGCCAGGGCCGTCCGGAGCTGGAGTACGGCACCCACAGGGACGCGAGCACCAGCCCGAAGAACACCGCGTAGGAGTACTGCGGGTGCTCCTCGACGAGCGGGGCGATCAGCTTCGCGGCGAGGACCAGCGCGACGGCCATGCCGACGAGCAGCGGGAGGACGACGCCCCAGTCGACCTTCCTCGCCTCGGCGGCGGCCCGGGCGCCGCCCTTCCCGCGCGGCAGGTCCGCGGCGGCCATGCGGGCCGCGCTCGTCAGGTGACCGGCGCCCCCGATGAGTTTCTCGTACACACCGGTGATCAGGGCGACTGTGCCACCGCTGATGCCGGGCACGGCCTCGGCGGCCCCGATGAGGGAGCCGCGGAGCATGTTGAAGAGGTGGGGGCCGGCCAGCTTAGCCATGATCTCCCGTTTCGTAGCAGAACGGCGCCAGCGTCGACCGTCCTGGAGGGCGGGCTGGAACGATCCACCATCCTAGGCGGTGCGCGACACGCCGCCCGTGCCGCGGCGGCCCCGTCAGAAGCCCCTCGTGCGCTTCGCGGCCCGGCGGGTCGCCGCCGTCGCCGGCGCCCGCAGGAACATCCGGGCCAGCTCGCCCCCGAGGTTCACGCCGATCGCGATGGCCAGCGCCAGGGCGGCGGCCCGCGCCAGCGACGCGAAACCGGCGTCCATGTCGTTCTGCGCGATGTTCAGCACGCCGTAGTACATCGCGGAACCGGGCAGCAGCGGCCCGATCGCGGCCGTCACGTACGGCAGCGACGTCGACCGCTCGTACCGGGCCATCAGCTGTCCGAACAGTCCCACCAGACCGGCCGCCAGCGCCGTGGCCAGCACCGCCGACCCCTCCGCCGTCACGGCGACCGCCCCGTAGACCACCCACGCCACCGCGCCGTTCACCATCACGAACACGACCGTGAAACGGTCCTGCTGGAGCAGGATCGCGAACGTCAGCGACAGCGCCATCGCGGCGAGGATCGAGACGACCGGCCGCTCCACCGGCACCGCGGCGCCCTCCGGGCTCAGCTCGGCGCCCAGCTGCACCCCCACATAGAGGGTCGTCAGCACGCCCACCACGATCGCGACGAAGAAGTACACGACCTCCAGCAGCCGCGCCGACGCGGTGATGTAGAAGCCCGTCAGCCCGTCCTGGACCGCGGCGACCAGCGCCCGCCCCGGGATCAGCGCGAACAGCCCACCCGTGATCACCGCGGACGGCCGCAGCCCCGCGTGGAGCAGGTTCAGCGCCACGCCCAGCGCCGCCGGCGGCACCGCCGCCACCGCGAACTGGTAGAACTCCGGCAGCCCGCGCCCCGCCGCCAGCCACGCCAGCCGGTCGCCGAGCATCGCCCCCGCCGCCGCGATCAGGAACACCGCCCAGTCGCCGCCCAGCAGCACCGACGCCGCCCCCGCCAGCCCGCCGGCGGCCAACGTCAGCGCCCAGCCGGGGTACGGGTGCCGGTTGCGCCGGATCAGCGCCAGCCGCCGGTACGCCTCCTCCAGGGTGACGTCGACGTCCTCGGTGCTGATGTCGGTCACCAGCTGGTAGACGGCCGTCAGCCGCGTGTAGTCCGTGCCGCGCCGCCGCACGATCCGGCTCGCCGTCACCGGGTCGTCCACCAGGGACGGCTGGTACGTGACGGACAGCAGGGTGAACGTGACCGTCGGCTCGCAGCGGTCCATCCCGTACGAGCGGCAGATCGCGAACATGGCCGCCTCGACGTCCTCGGCGCCCTCGCCGCCCGCCAGCAGCAGCTCACCGATACGCAGCGTCAGGTCCAGCACGCGCGGCACGGCCGGGCCCGCGCCCTCCTCGTGCCGCTGCGCGGGCTCGGTCAGCGGCCGTTCGCTGACCGGCATCCGCAGCATGGTCCGCATCCGGTCCTGCCACGGCGCGTCCTTCGACAGCCGCACCGGGGGCACGCCGTGCGCGGGCGTGTACGCCGGATGGGCCAGCCGGGAGTCGAACGTGGAGGGCCGCGCGAACGCCGACCTCTCCGGCTCCCCGGAAGGCTCCGTCGCCAGCCCCTCCGGGACGGCGAACTCCGAGCTCGGATGGTCGTCCTCCGGCGGGCCCGGCGGCTCCACACCAGCGGGCGGCGCGAAGGCGCTGCGGGCCTCGTCCGCCTGCGGTTTGCGGTCCTCCTCGGGACCGTGCGGCTCCGCCACCACTGCCTGCCACTCCTGACCTGGTCGTCCGTCGCGTCGTTTCACCTGCCCCGGGGAGCCGCGCCGTAACTCCCGGTGTCATGCGCACGCCGCGCCACGCGCGTGTGCCGCGCCCGCCCGCCCAGTATGGGCACGGCGGCGGCCGGCACGGACGGCGCACCCCGTCGGCCGGCACGGCGGCCGGTGCGGTGGGGCGCGGCGCGCCCGGCCCGCACAGCGCGGCGGGCGGCGCACCCGTGACACCCGGGGTGCGCCGCCCGCCGGCGGAACGTGCGAGGGGGCTGCCTCAGTGGGCGCCGCCCTGCTCCTTCAGGCGCTTGATGGACGCCTCGATCTCGGCCTCGGCCTCGGCGCGGCCCACCCAGTCGGCGCCCTCGACGGACTTGCCGGGCTCCAGGTCCTTGTAGACCTCGAAGAAGTGCTGGATCTCCAGGCGGTCGAACTCCGACACGTGGTGGATGTCGCGCAGGTGCTCCATGCGCGGGTCCGACGCCGGGACGCAGAGCAGCTTGTCGTCGCCGCCGGCCTCGTCGGTCATGCGGAACATGCCGATGGCGCGGCACTTGACCAGCACACCGGGGAAGGTCGGCTCGTCCAGGATGACCAGCGCGTCCAGCGGGTCGCCGTCCTCACCCAGGGTGCCCTCGACGAAGCCGTAGTCCGCCGGGTACACGGTCGAGGTGAACAGGTGGCGGTCGAGCCGGATGCGACCGGTCTCGTGGTCCACCTCGTACTTGTTCCGCGAACCCTTCGGGATCTCGATGCAGACGTCGAACTCCACGGGTGGCTCCTCCAAGATCAATCACAATGTCGGGTCACTGGACCGCCGTGATCACCGGGGTGCCGTGCTCGTGGCCCAGCTCAGTGGTTAAGTGTCCCTCACGCAACCATGTGCTCGCGAAAGGGGCTGGTCAGCCGTGCTGGAGCGGAACGTGCTGCGGCTGGCCGCGGGCTCCGCCGTCGCCGGAGTCGCCCTGGCCGCCACGGCGGCGGGTCTCGCCGGTCCCTGGGACGGGGGTCAGCGTACGGCGGAACGCGTCCGCGCCGCTGCCCCGGCGGCGACAGGTGGCGCACATCACGGCCCCGGCACGGCGGCCCCCGGCGCAGCCGCCCCCGGGCCCGCCACCGCCCACGGCCCCGGCCACGGCCCCGCCCCCGGCCGCGGGACCTCCGCCGACCGGGGCTCCGCGGGCCGGGCCCCCGCCCCCGCACCCAGCGCCCCGGCCGTCCTCGCGCCCCTCACGGCGTCCGCCCGCCCGCAGCACGCCCACGCCCCCGCCCTCGCCCGGACGCTCGACCAGCTGCTGCGCGCCCCCGGACTGGGCGCCGCGCGCACGGCGTCCGTCGTGGACGCGGCCACCGGGCGACCGCTGTACGGCCGCGGGGAGGCGGCGCCCATGGCCCCCGCCTCCACCATCAAGATCGCCACCGCGGTGGCGGCCCTCTCCGCCCTCGGCCCCGACCACCGCCTCACCACCGCCGTCGTGGCCGGTCAGGACGGCCGCACGGTCACCCTCGTCGGCGGCGGCGACCCCACCCTCGACCGCGCCCGCCTGAAGGCTCTCGCGGCGGACACCGCCAAGGCCCTGCGCGCGCGAGGCGCGGCGCCCACGGCCCTGGCGTACGACACGAGCCTCTACTCGGGCCCCGTCCGTCACCGGATCGGCGTCAACGACAACATCGCCCCCGTCACGGCCCTGATGACCGACGCCGGCCGCCTCGACGGCTCCACGCACGGCCCCGCCCCGCGCGCGGCCGACCCGGCCCGGGAGGCGGCACGCGCCTTCGCCGGCCAGCTCGCCGCCCACGGCGTGCAGGTGCCCGCCCCCGTACCCGGCCGCGCCCCGAGCCGCCCGGTACGGCTCGCGGTGACCCGTTCGGCCCCGCTCTCGGCCCTGGTGGAGCGCACCCTGACGCACAGCGACAACGACCTGGCGGAGGCACTCGCCCGCGCGACCGCCCGCGCCTCCCGGCGCCCGGCCTCCTTCGACGGCGCCGGGGCGGCGGTGCGCGACCGGCTGGGGAAGCTCGGCGTCCCGCTGGACGGCGCCGCCTTCCGGGACGGCAGCGGCCTGGACCGCCGCGACCGCGTCTCCGCCCGCCTCCTCACCGCGCTGCTGGCCCGTGCCGCCGACCCCGCCCACCCGCGGCTGCGCCCCGTCCTGACGGGCCTGCCCGTCGGCGGCTTCACCGGCACCCTCCGGGAGCGCTACACGGACGGCTCCCCGGCCGCCGGCCTGGTCCGCGCCAAGACGGGCACCCTGTCGGGCGTGAACGCCCTGGCGGGTACGGCGGTGACCCGCGACGGGCGCCTGCTGGCCTTCGCGTTCCTGGCGTCGAACACCCCTTCCCCGTACGAGGCCCAGCCCGCCCTGGACGCCCTGGCGACCGCCCTGACGGCGGGATGACCGCAGGCCCCGCCCGGCGACGAGCCGGACGGAGCCGGGCGTCGAGCCGGAACGGAGCCGGGCGCGGGCCGGAACGGAGCCAGGCGTCGAGCCGGGCGTGGGCCGGGCGCGGGCCGGGCGCCGGGCGGGTGCGGTGCGGGTGCCCGCGGCCGGGCGCCGGGCGGCAGGGGCGCCAGCGCGCGGGACGTTCGCGGCCTCTCCCTCGTGGCGCCGAGCACGTACGGTTGACGCATGACGAGCATCGGTGGTGCCGAGATGGTCGACTGGAATCTCGCGGTGGCGACCGCGATCCGCTTCGTGCGGCCGGGTCCGGAGGTGAGCCGCGACGAGGCGCGGGAGGTCGTCGCCGAGCTGCGGCGGCACGCCAAGGCGTCCGAGGAGCACGTCCGGTCGTTCACCCGCATGGTCCCGGAGGGGCACGAGCCGGAGGACACCCCCGTCCTCGTCGTCGACCGGGCCGGGTGGGTCCGGGCGAACGTGGCGGGCTTCCGCGAGCTGCTCAAGCCGCTGCTGGAGAAGATGTCCGAGCGCCGCTCCGCGAGCCCCGGCGGCGCCGTCCTCGGCGCCGTCGGCGGCAAGGTGACCGGAGTCGAGCTGGGCATGCTGCTGTCCTTCCTCGCCTCGCGCGTCCTCGGCCAGTACGAGACCTTCGCCCCCGCCACGCGCGAGCTGCCCGCCGGTGAGAACGGCGGCGGCCGGCTGCTGCTCGTCGCGCCCAACATCGTCCACGTCGAGCGGGAGCTCGCCGTCGACCCGCACGACTTCCGGCTGTGGGTGAGCCTCCACGAGGAGACCCACCGCACCCAGTTCACCGCCGTGCCGTGGCTGCGCGACCACCTGCGGAGCGAGATCCAGGCGTTCCTCGCCGCCACCGACATGGACCCGATGACGGTGCTGGAGCGCCTGCGCGACGCCGTGCAGAGCTTCACGGGGGCCCGCCCCGAGGCGGAGGAGGACGAGCCGGGCCGCTCCCTCGTGGAGCTGGTGCAGACACCGGAGCAGCGCGAGATCCTGGGCCGCCTGACCGCCGTGATGTCGCTCCTCGAGGGCCACGCCGACTTCGTCATGGACGGCGTCGGCCCGCAGGTGGTGCCGTCCGTCGCGGAGATCCGCGAGAAGTTCCAGCAGCGCCGCGCGCGCGGGGCGTCCCGCCTCGACATGGCGCTGCGCAAGCTGCTGGGCCTCGATGCCAAGCTGCGGCAGTACCGCGACGGGGAGCGGTTCGTCAGCGCCGTCGTCGAGCAGGTCGGCATGGACGGCTTCAACCGCGTCTGGACCTCCCCGAACACGCTCCCCACCAAGGCGGAGATCGCGAAGCCCGCCGACTGGGTGGCACGGGTGCACCGCAAGGCGGACTGAGGAGCGCCCCTCCGGGACCTGCCGGGCCCCGGGGGGCCTTCCGGGGCCTCCGGGGCCCGGCAGTGGGTCTCCCGGGGTCTCCCGGGGTCTCCCGGGGTCTCCCGGGGTCTCCCGGGGTCTCCCGGGGTCTCCCGGGGTCTCCCGGGGTCTTCCGGGGTCTTCCGGGGAACCGGAATCCCCGGCTCTCCCGAACGGCGCCGTCCCTATCACCCATCCGAGGGACCGTGGGCGAGGGATAGGCGTGCGATGCTCGGGTAAGGGCCGTGCTCTGTCACCATCGACGCACGCTGAGTGACGACCTGAGTGACCGAACCCCCCGTTCCGACCGTTAAGACTCCGACCGAGGCACCCCCAACTTCCACGAAGGGCACCGGACATGGGTCCCCATCCTGCGGTCGCGGCGATACGCCTGGCGGTTCGCCGCGTACTCCACGACGTACTCAACGAGCTCTCCCGGGACAGCGCCGCCGGCGCGGCGGCCGCTCCCGCGCCCCCCGGCCCCACCCCGCCGGACGGCGGGACCGCGCCCCCCGGCGGCGGTCGCGCGGACGCGCGACCCGCAGCCGCGCGACCCGCGGGCGAGCCCCCGCTCGTGCTGGTCGCCTGCTCCGGTGGCGCCGACTCCATGGCGCTCGCCTCCGCCCTCGCCTTCGAGGCCCGCAAGCTGGCCATCCGGGCCGGCGCGATCACCGTCGACCACGGCCTGCAGCCCGGCTCCGACCTGCGCGCCGCCGAGGTGGCCGCCCGCCTCGGCGCCCTGCGGCTGGACCCGGTCGAGGCCGTCGCGGTGACCGTCGGCCGCGAGGGCGGGCCCGAGGCCGCCGCCCGCGACGCGCGGTACGCGGCGCTGGACGAGGCCGCCGAGCGCCTGGGCGCCGCAGCCGTGCTGCTCGGCCACACCCGCGACGACCAGGCGGAGACCGTACTCCTCGGCCTCGCCCGCGGC is a window encoding:
- a CDS encoding PadR family transcriptional regulator — its product is MSAIRLLVLGAVRQHGRAHGYQVRNDLEYWGAHEWSNAKPGSIYHALKQMAKQGLLRAHETAPSTAGGPPRTEYEITERGTEEYFALLREALTAHDQKPDSLSAALGLIVDLPREEAVALLRRRVAGLERWRTTVLEHYTPEDGPEQLGHIGEIMNLWLHQADAGASWTLGLVERIEAGAYTFAGEGEPFVGVLAEGQENPYATGTAHPGDQG
- a CDS encoding MerR family transcriptional regulator; the protein is MSHTVGQVARLAGITVRTLHHYDEIGLLRPSGRSRAGHRRYEDDDLDRLQQILFYRALGFPLDQVTALLDDPDTNPREHLRRQHRLLTARIAELQRMAEAVEHAMEAKKMGINLTPEEKFEVFGDHDPEQYADEAEQRWGDTDAYRESQRRAARYTKDDWQRMQDESKEWADRYTALMAEGAEPSGERAMELAEEHRLHIARWFYECPYEMHRCLGDMYVDDERFTAFYDAMRPGMGRHLRDAIHANADRHA
- a CDS encoding DUF368 domain-containing protein, translating into MAKLAGPHLFNMLRGSLIGAAEAVPGISGGTVALITGVYEKLIGGAGHLTSAARMAAADLPRGKGGARAAAEARKVDWGVVLPLLVGMAVALVLAAKLIAPLVEEHPQYSYAVFFGLVLASLWVPYSSSGRPWRPIDYLIGLVVAAGGFLLTGLPPSQVPTHPLIVAAAGAVAICALVLPGVSGSFLLLTLGLYEPTIEAVNQRDFGYLSAFALGCLVGLALFVKLLKWLLEHHHHMTLVVMTGLMAGSLRALWPWQDDDRTLLAPSGAVGLTAVLAAVGALVVVVVLVVEIRAQRRRANPPAGRGRHARVPAAPEARTEYARDTSVR
- a CDS encoding threonine/serine exporter family protein — translated: MVAEPHGPEEDRKPQADEARSAFAPPAGVEPPGPPEDDHPSSEFAVPEGLATEPSGEPERSAFARPSTFDSRLAHPAYTPAHGVPPVRLSKDAPWQDRMRTMLRMPVSERPLTEPAQRHEEGAGPAVPRVLDLTLRIGELLLAGGEGAEDVEAAMFAICRSYGMDRCEPTVTFTLLSVTYQPSLVDDPVTASRIVRRRGTDYTRLTAVYQLVTDISTEDVDVTLEEAYRRLALIRRNRHPYPGWALTLAAGGLAGAASVLLGGDWAVFLIAAAGAMLGDRLAWLAAGRGLPEFYQFAVAAVPPAALGVALNLLHAGLRPSAVITGGLFALIPGRALVAAVQDGLTGFYITASARLLEVVYFFVAIVVGVLTTLYVGVQLGAELSPEGAAVPVERPVVSILAAMALSLTFAILLQQDRFTVVFVMVNGAVAWVVYGAVAVTAEGSAVLATALAAGLVGLFGQLMARYERSTSLPYVTAAIGPLLPGSAMYYGVLNIAQNDMDAGFASLARAAALALAIAIGVNLGGELARMFLRAPATAATRRAAKRTRGF
- a CDS encoding inorganic diphosphatase — encoded protein: MEFDVCIEIPKGSRNKYEVDHETGRIRLDRHLFTSTVYPADYGFVEGTLGEDGDPLDALVILDEPTFPGVLVKCRAIGMFRMTDEAGGDDKLLCVPASDPRMEHLRDIHHVSEFDRLEIQHFFEVYKDLEPGKSVEGADWVGRAEAEAEIEASIKRLKEQGGAH
- the dacB gene encoding D-alanyl-D-alanine carboxypeptidase/D-alanyl-D-alanine endopeptidase encodes the protein MLERNVLRLAAGSAVAGVALAATAAGLAGPWDGGQRTAERVRAAAPAATGGAHHGPGTAAPGAAAPGPATAHGPGHGPAPGRGTSADRGSAGRAPAPAPSAPAVLAPLTASARPQHAHAPALARTLDQLLRAPGLGAARTASVVDAATGRPLYGRGEAAPMAPASTIKIATAVAALSALGPDHRLTTAVVAGQDGRTVTLVGGGDPTLDRARLKALAADTAKALRARGAAPTALAYDTSLYSGPVRHRIGVNDNIAPVTALMTDAGRLDGSTHGPAPRAADPAREAARAFAGQLAAHGVQVPAPVPGRAPSRPVRLAVTRSAPLSALVERTLTHSDNDLAEALARATARASRRPASFDGAGAAVRDRLGKLGVPLDGAAFRDGSGLDRRDRVSARLLTALLARAADPAHPRLRPVLTGLPVGGFTGTLRERYTDGSPAAGLVRAKTGTLSGVNALAGTAVTRDGRLLAFAFLASNTPSPYEAQPALDALATALTAG
- a CDS encoding zinc-dependent metalloprotease; translated protein: MTSIGGAEMVDWNLAVATAIRFVRPGPEVSRDEAREVVAELRRHAKASEEHVRSFTRMVPEGHEPEDTPVLVVDRAGWVRANVAGFRELLKPLLEKMSERRSASPGGAVLGAVGGKVTGVELGMLLSFLASRVLGQYETFAPATRELPAGENGGGRLLLVAPNIVHVERELAVDPHDFRLWVSLHEETHRTQFTAVPWLRDHLRSEIQAFLAATDMDPMTVLERLRDAVQSFTGARPEAEEDEPGRSLVELVQTPEQREILGRLTAVMSLLEGHADFVMDGVGPQVVPSVAEIREKFQQRRARGASRLDMALRKLLGLDAKLRQYRDGERFVSAVVEQVGMDGFNRVWTSPNTLPTKAEIAKPADWVARVHRKAD
- the tilS gene encoding tRNA lysidine(34) synthetase TilS codes for the protein MGPHPAVAAIRLAVRRVLHDVLNELSRDSAAGAAAAPAPPGPTPPDGGTAPPGGGRADARPAAARPAGEPPLVLVACSGGADSMALASALAFEARKLAIRAGAITVDHGLQPGSDLRAAEVAARLGALRLDPVEAVAVTVGREGGPEAAARDARYAALDEAAERLGAAAVLLGHTRDDQAETVLLGLARGSGIRSLSGMAAVSGSAGRYRRPFLHLDRQTARTACLVQSLPVWDDPMNADPAYTRSRLRHEGLPALEKSLGKGVVEALARTAQLCRDDADALDRWAAEADATVRDEAGLLECAKLYALPPAVRRRVLRRAAIAEGAPAGSLFARHIEELDRLITGWRGQGAINLPGRVVARRQGGRLVIRQG